In a single window of the Labeo rohita strain BAU-BD-2019 chromosome 23, IGBB_LRoh.1.0, whole genome shotgun sequence genome:
- the rbms2b gene encoding RNA-binding motif, single-stranded-interacting protein 2b, with protein MLLSVPPRTGINPYNGYTSRTSKKQAYASSTQQMAPPSPNTTTTTSSNGSSSGGDQLSKTNLYIRGLHPGTTDQDLVKLCQPYGKIVSTKAILDKTTNKCKGYGFVDFDSPASAQKAVTALKASGVQAQMAKQQEQDPTNLYISNLPLSMDEQELESMLKPFSQVISTRILRDANGTSRGVGFARMESTEKCEAIIQHFNGKYIKTPPGVAVPTEPLLCKFADGGQKKRQNQGKYHQNGRQWPREAETGGMTLTYDPTPALQNGFYSPSYSIAPNRIIAQTSISPYMHSPVSTYQVHNPSWIHHQSYLMQPTGTVLTPTVDHTMTIQPTTIIGPLTQQLSHLTLGSTGTYMPANTAMQGTYIPQYAQVPPSSVTAEENSVQQQQVAIETPTDHTTYTYQHGK; from the exons CAGGCGTATGCGTCCTCCACCCAACAGATGGCGCCGCCCAGTCccaacaccaccaccaccaccagcaGTAATGGAAGCAGCAGCGGTGGAGACCAGCTGAGCAAAACCAACCTGTACATCCGTGGTCTCCATCCAGGAACCACGGACCAGGACCTGGTCAAGCTCTGTCAACC CTATGGAAAAATAGTGTCTACTAAGGCCATTCTTGACAAGACCACCAACAAGTGTAAAG GCTATGGCTTTGTGGATTTCGACAGCCCGGCCTCAGCACAGAAAGCAGTGACGGCGCTAAAGGCCAGCGGAGTTCAGGCTCAGATGGCAAAG CAACAAGAACAGGACCCCACCAATCTGTACATCTCCAATCTGCCTCTATCTATGGACGAGCAGGAGTTAGAAAGCATGCTCAAACCTTTCAGCCAGGTCATTTCCACACGCATCTTACGTGATGCAAACGGCACCAGCCGTGGAGTTGGTTTTGCCAG GATGGAATCGACTGAAAAATGTGAGGCCATCATTCAACATTTCAATGGCAAATACATCAAGACTCCTCCTGGAGTAGCAG TGCCTACAGAACCCTTGCTGTGTAAATTTGCGGACGGGGGACAGAAGAAACGTCAGAATCAGGGGAAATATCACCAGAATGGACGGCAGTGGCCGAGAGAGGCCGAGACT GGCGGGATGACGCTAACATATGACCCTACTCCTGCTTTACAAAATGG GTTTTACTCTCCTTCCTACAGCATTGCTCCTAACAGAATTATTGCTCAGACTTCTATCTCTCCCTACATGCACTCACCTGTATCCACCTACCAG GTACACAATCCATCTTGGATACATCACCAGTCTTACCTCATGCAGCCCACA GGTACCGTCCTTACGCCCACAGTGGACCACACCATGACCATCCAGCCCACTACCATAATAGGGCCTCTCACACAACAGCTCAGCCATCTAACCCTGGGCAGCACAGGCACG TATATGCCTGCAAACACAGCTATGCAAGGGACCTACATACCACAATACGCCCAAGTGCCTCCTTCAAGCGTTACAGCCGAG GAAAATAGCGTCCAACAGCAGCAGGTTGCCATAGAGACACCCACAGACCACACAACATACACCTACCAGCATGGCAAGTGA